Genomic window (Nitratidesulfovibrio vulgaris str. Hildenborough):
ACCTTGCTGGCATAGCCCGACACCTTGGCGGCATGGCGCAGCTGGATGCTTCCGCCGACGATCACATCGGTCCTTCCGGCAAGGAGCATCTGGAACAACTGGTCGACGGAATGGGCCTCGACCTTCATGAGCCTCGGGTCGGAGTCGAAGGGTTCATACAGCCTGTTGCCCGCCCTCACGCCGATGCGGAGCGGTATCAGGTCGGCATACGTCCGCAGCCGGATGCCGGATTCCCTGCGTATGATGAAGACCCTGATGGTCTTCTGGTACGAGGGTTCCAGATACCGGGCGTAGGCCTCCCTCTCTGCCGACCTCGCAAGGCCACCCGTCATGTCTATCTCGCCACTCTCAAGAAGCACCAGCACGCGCTTGAACGGGTAGGGCCTGTACACCACCTCGAAACCAAGCCTGTCTGCCAGTGCGTTCATGATGTCGATGTTGATGCCCACAGGCTTGCCCGAGACGTTCTTCTCCCACGGGGGATAGTCCTCGTCGTAGCCGTACTTGATCACCGGACGGGCAACAGCGGCGCTGGATGAGAAGACAATGGCAAGCAGCAGGCAGACGAACGTTCTCATGACCACCTTCTCGCACCCCCCAGAACAGACACGGCGGACAGCCCCCGGCATCACCGGGCATCACCGGGCATGACCGGATACCGGGCCAGTCCAGATACATGCGGCTTCACCAGACATCACCAGACATCGGGGACATCAGGAGATATCTCGAGATACCGGGAGATATCGGGGGGCATCGGGCAACATCAGGTGGGGCAGCCCGGACATCATGGATGACGCCCCCGTCAGCCGGGTCTTCATCCTATACCCACAGGTTACCCCTTGATTCAATTGCATTATTTTTCGATGTCATAGCATGTGCTGTACCTGATGGCCGATGCGCCTGTCCCTCCCGTCGCACACGCCCCATCGCCCCCACCAAGGTGCCCCCCCCGTCGCCCCCCCCCGGCGACCCCGGTCAGGCGCACCCTCCAGACGCAACAGCGGGCGTGACCACCCCACCCCGAGCAGGCACTACGCAAAATGTATCAAATATGTTGCATTAACCATGTTAATGTCGCATATCTGATGCATGAGTACGAGCAAGATCGCAGACCAGTCATTGCCGCCGCCCGTCGCCGCATCCCTTGAGGCACTGGGCCGCAACATCCGCATCGCCCGCAAGCGCCGTCGCATGGGTGAACAGGAACTCGCGACACTGGCGCACACCTCGCGCGCCACCATCCGCCGTCTCGAGGCGGGCGCACCGGGCGTGGGTCTCGGCATCCTCGCCAGCGTG
Coding sequences:
- a CDS encoding substrate-binding periplasmic protein; the protein is MRTFVCLLLAIVFSSSAAVARPVIKYGYDEDYPPWEKNVSGKPVGINIDIMNALADRLGFEVVYRPYPFKRVLVLLESGEIDMTGGLARSAEREAYARYLEPSYQKTIRVFIIRRESGIRLRTYADLIPLRIGVRAGNRLYEPFDSDPRLMKVEAHSVDQLFQMLLAGRTDVIVGGSIQLRHAAKVSGYASKVKLAPYTVETQDGGFFALSRASALEGSFDAIQKAFRDLHARGLIDRIIESHLR
- a CDS encoding helix-turn-helix domain-containing protein encodes the protein MSTSKIADQSLPPPVAASLEALGRNIRIARKRRRMGEQELATLAHTSRATIRRLEAGAPGVGLGILASVLWVLQLHDDLGRLAAPDTDSYGQFLEQGHLPRRVRTSVTGVTGATGKKGRTNKTGEDKYDF